The following coding sequences are from one Euwallacea fornicatus isolate EFF26 chromosome 8, ASM4011564v1, whole genome shotgun sequence window:
- the LOC136340560 gene encoding serine/threonine-protein kinase SIK2-like isoform X4 has translation MKRLDHPHIIKLYQVMETKNMIYLVSEYASQGEIFDYIARYGRMSEEQARIKFWQILLAVEYCHNRNIVHRDLKAENLLLDSNNNIKIADFGFSNYYTPGGQLSTWCGSPPYAAPEVFEGKKYVGPEIDIWSLGVVLYVLVCGALPFDGCSLQALRDRVLSGRFRIPYFMSQDCESLIRKMLVLEPNKRFTIQQIKKHRWIQMGVLPAFPPTIPTSNTHPNEQILRLMQSLGIDSSKTRESIRLGCYDHHAAIYFLLLDKLRSQLVGGESQTGVREVQRRRPSNVAEQAMRKIGRASTTEDCRRLLQHSTIAPTASNSKISMGSVTSSSRPVNSSPVHGIDAAKLLAATNSEDALKILNQAASTTTFSMCSEATRLMSTLQMSAIPSSSTESSRFKEYAKGSINHYPLMLSMQPFDSPEVKGSLDRFNKSGFKTSEIHMQYSSSTDEGVETDLEEQIPHSGGTRLSYASSSSSSGVVNNFNTSKSLSQNLSCDSNFESLEYPLSESSELASSLPSCTSTDKIPEPTLSNANALCNNSKYSPIPRSVLHKHNPLVHMSSFKTTRNLTRSPVDFREGRRASDGLVAQQVADQPGASLAFNSQKLNESFKAKGVLDMGLVQREAMRLQSQYQAREPPEDVSLRQKQHNQYMQPRGTKKISLPDNFSYSSSCVEPVQLQTAMQQRLLQQKRQILQKQCANNTLDTTNLSRRYMLRQASYKIAQQQPVLPPLPPLPLSDTESKDLLAFQSLVEGSTETWSSLSSNMQTSCQITESTTKTSTWQKTTPPWNQGPASLPTPTNLQGNVWPPLLPLRESPILELTEQMESM, from the exons ATTACATAGCAAGGTATGGAAGAATGAGCGAGGAACAGGCTAGGATTAAGTTTTGGCAAATTTTGTTAGCTGTTGAATACTGCCATAATCGTAACATAGTACATCGAGACTTAAAG GCTGAAAATCTTTTACTAGATTCcaataacaatattaaaatagcTGATTTTGGCTTTTCGAATTATTACACCCCGGGAGGGCAGCTCTCGACTTGGTGCGGGTCTCCCCCCTACGCCGCCCCTGAAGTTTTCGAGGGCAAGAAGTACGTCGGACCCGAGATCGATATTTGG agTCTGGGAGTAGTACTCTACGTCTTAGTTTGCGGAGCTCTGCCCTTCGATGGCTGTTCCCTTCAGGCCCTTAGGGATCGGGTATTGTCAGGTCGATTTAGGATACCTTATTTTATGAGCCAAG ACTGCGAATCGctaataagaaaaatgttgGTGTTGGAACCCAACAAGCGGTTTACGatacaacaaattaaaaaacatcgaTGGATTCAAATGGGCGTCCTGCCCGCCTTTCCGCCCACCATTCCCACATCGAACACCCATCCTAACGAGCAAATTCTGAGACTGATGCAGAGTTTAGGAATTGATAGCTCAAAAACTAGGGAG tCAATTCGCCTAGGTTGTTATGATCACCACGCAGCAATCTACTTTCTCCTTCTGGACAAGCTCCGCAGCCAACTTGTGGGGGGCGAAAGTCAAACTGGAGTGAGAGAAGTCCAAAGAAGACGGCCTTCTAACGTTGCAGAACAAGCAATGAGGAAAATAG GCCGAGCAAGCACCACGGAAGATTGTCGACGACTCCTACAGCACTCTACCATTGCCCCAACAGCCAGCAACAGTAAAATCAGCATGGGTTCAGTCACATCTTCGAGTAGACCAGTGAATTCTTCACCCGTACATGGAATAGATGCTGCCAAGCTTTTAGCAGCGACCAATAGTGAAGATGCCTTGAAGATTTTGAATCAGGCTGCCTCGACGACGACTTTCAGCATGTGCTCGGAAGCGACCAGGTTGATGTCAACCTTGCAGATGTCGGCGATTCCTTCTAGTTCAACCGAGAGTTCCAGATTCAAGGAGTATGCAAAAGGGAGCATCAACCATTACCCTTTGATGTTGAGTATGCAACCGTTTGATAGTCCTGAAGTGAAGGGCAGTCTCGACAGGTTCAATAAAAG TGGCTTTAAAACGAGCGAAATCCATATGCAATACTCGAGTTCAACAGATGAAGGAGTGGAAACTGACTTGGAAGAACAGATTCCCCATTCCGGAGGCACTCGCCTCAGCTACGCGTCTTCAAGTTCATCGAGCGGTGTAGTGAATAATTTCAATACATCCAAAAGCCTTAGCCAAAACCTAAGTTGCGATAGCAACTTCGAAAGTCTAGAATACCCTTTATCGGAATCCAGCGAGCTAGCCAGCAGCCTGCCAAGCTGTACTTCAACCGACAAAATACCCGAACCCACTCTATCTAACGCAAACGCCTTATGTAATAACAGTAAATACTCTCCAATCCCTCGGTCAGTACTTCACAAACACAATCCTTTAGTCCACATGTCCAGTTTCAAAACCACTCGAAACCTGACCAGATCTCCGGTAGATTTCCGAGAAGGCAGACGTGCTAGTGATGGTTTAGTAGCCCAGCAAGTAGCCGACCAACCGGGAGCGAGTTTAGCTTTCAATTCTcagaaattaaatgaaagtttCAAAGCGAAAGGAGTCCTGGATATGGGGTTGGTACAGAGGGAGGCTATGAGGTTGCAGAGTCAGTATCAAGCCAGAGAACCACCGGAAGATGTGTCGTTGAGGCAGAAACAGCACAATCAATACATGCAGCCTCGGGGAACTAAGAAAATCAGTTTGCCCGATAACTTCAGCTACTCTAGTTCTTGCGTGGAACCAGTTCAGCTGCAAACAGCCATGCAACAACGCTTGCTGCAGCAGAAACGTCAGATATTACAAAAGCAGTGTGCCAACAACACTCTGGATACCACGAATTTAAGCAGAAGATACATGCTAAGGCAAGCCAGCTATAAAATTGCTCAGCAACAACCGGTTTTGCCACCTCTCCCACCGTTGCCTTTGTCCGATACTGAAAGCAAAGATCTGCTGGCGTTTCAATCTTTGGTAGAGGGGTCAACTGAGACATGGAGTTCATTGTCCAGCAATATGCAAACTTCCTGCCAGATTACTGAGTCCACCACGAAGACCTCTACTTGGCAGAAGACCACGCCTCCTTGGAATCAG GGTCCTGCTAGTTTACCAACTCCAACGAATTTACAAGGAAACGTGTGGCCACCATTACTACCCTTACGGGAGAGCCCAATTTTGGAGCTGACTGAACAAATGGAGTCCATGTAA
- the mbt gene encoding serine/threonine-protein kinase PAK mbt, with amino-acid sequence MFSKKKKKPQISSPINFEHRVHTGFDKQEGKYVGLPLQWASIVGNNQILKSTNRPLPLVDPSEITPTEILDLKTIVRGDHKSENRLSITQNQKAPVNGLMLPKTSNVARSNSLRSSSPPRLRREHRNNANVPPSVPEEQILQYPSMRRDPSIGKPQVREGSPSEHSLNSHDPHAYANQHILNGNNAEHVTPATNVGFPMSVRNSVHMQISPVGSVASTVPSLPHSTLGSHTSLHPHQQLSGQHASAQTHTRPDLNQNVKNGNIASHGHPGHPSTSSGASSRHHEQRLTHEQFRAALQMVVSSKDPLENLERFVKIGEGSTGTVCIAHDRNTGRQVAVKKMDLRKQQRRELLFNEVVIMRDYHHPNIVEMFDSYLVNDELWVVMEFLEGGALTDIVTHSRMDEEQIATVCKQCLKALAYLHSQGVIHRDIKSDSILLSLDGRVKLSDFGFCAQVSQELPKRKSLVGTPYWMSPEVISRLPYGPEVDIWSLGIMVIEMIDGEPPFFNEPPLQAMRRIREMPPPKLKNAHKVSPRLQSFLDRMLVRDPAQRASAQELLAHPFLRQAGPPALLVPLMRGSKHTNY; translated from the exons AtgttttctaagaaaaagaagaaacctCAAATCTCGTCTCCTATAAATTTTGAACACCGAGTACACACAGGGTTCGACAAACAAGAGGGTAAATATGTGGGCCTTCCATTGCAGTGGGCCTCAATAGTAGGCAACAATCAGATATTGAAGTCCACGAACCGCCCCCTTCCATTGGTAGATCCATCAGAGATAACTCCCACAGAAATATTAGATCTGAAAACTATAGTGAGAGGAGATCATAAGTCAGAGAATCGATTAAGCATTACCCAGAATCAAAAGGCTCCAGTTAATGGACTTATGCTACCCAAAACTTCCAATGTTGCTagatcaaattccttaagatCTTCAAGTCCTCCAAGATTAAGAAGAGAACATAGAAATAATGCAAATGTCCCCCCTTCAGTTCCAGAAGAACAGATATTGCAGTATCCCTCCATGCGAAGAGATCCCAGTATTGGAAAGCCTCAAGTCAGAGAAGGATCACCATCAGAACATTCATTGAATAGCCATGATCCACATGCTTATGCAAATCAACATATTCTTAATGGAAATAATGCAGAACATGTTACTCCAGCTACCAATGTCGGTTTTCCAATGTCTGTGAGGAATTCTGTTCACATGCAAATATCACCCGTGGGTTCAGTAGCATCCACAGTTCCCTCCTTACCACATTCAACGTTAGGCAGTCATACTTCATTGCATCCACATCAACAGTTATCAGGGCAGCATGCCAGTGCACAGACACATACCAGGCCagatttaaatcaaaatgttaAGAATGGAAATATTGCTTCACATGGTCATCCAGGACATCCTTCTACATCAAGTGGTGCGTCTTCTAGACATCATGAACAAAGATTAACACATGAACAG tTCCGGGCAGCTCTACAAATGGTGGTCTCCTCAAAAGACCCTCTGGAAAACCTGGAACGATTCGTCAAAATCGGAGAAGGCTCCACTGGCACTGTTTGCATAGCCCATGATCGAAACACCGGACGACAGGTGGCAGTCAAAAAAATGGACCTTCGAAAACAACAACGCAGAGAACTTCTCTTCAATGAAGTCGTCATAATGCGGGACTACCACCATCCAAACATTGTAGAAATGTTTGACAGCTATTTAGTGAACGATGAACTTTGGGTCGTAATGGAGTTCTTAGAAGGTGGAGCCTTGACAGATATAGTGACCCATTCACGAATGGATGAAGAACAGATAGCAACGGTTTGCAAGCAATGCCTGAAAGCTTTAGCATACCTACATTCCCAAGGAGTGATCCATCGAGACATTAAATCTGATTCCATCTTGCTTTCCTTGGATGGACGAGTGAAGTTGTCAGACTTTGGTTTTTGTGCTCAAGTATCCCAAGAACTTCCCAAACGAAAATCTCTTGTGGGTACCCCTTATTGGATGTCTCCAGAAGTAATTTCAAGGCTGCCATACGGACCTGAAGTTGACATTTGGTCGTTAGGGATAATGGTCATTGAAATGATTGATGGGGAACCTCCATTCTTCAACGAACCGCCACTTCAAGCCATGAGGAGGATTCGAGAGATGCCACCACCGAAACTAAAAAATGCCCACAAAGTGTCTCCCAGATTGCAATCGTTTTTGGATCGAATGTTAGTCAGGGACCCCGCCCAAAGAGCCAGTGCACAAGAGCTCTTGGCGCACCCATTTTTGAGGCAGGCTGGACCACCAGCCCTACTGGTACCATTGATGAGGGGTTCTAAACATACCAACTATTAA